A single Bacillus sp. HMF5848 DNA region contains:
- the ribF gene encoding bifunctional riboflavin kinase/FAD synthetase, whose product MKIINITHPHSYKIEDFPELVMALGYFDGVHLGHQKVINEAVAYARENHLQSAVMTFDPHPLVVLKKQIAPQAHITPLEEKLSLFKTLGVDIAFVIHFTEQFADLEPQQFVDLYIINLNVKHVVAGFDFTYGRLGKGTMETLYFHARNSFSYAVIPKLALADDKISSTYIRAVIARGAMNELPPLLGRHYTIKGNVIDGDKRGRTIGFPTANIAYGEYLLPPNGVYAVRCYVLDSWYIGVCNVGVKPTFQSDTPVPSVEVHIFNFEMDIYGEEVIVEWHDRIRAEQKFSSIDELKQQINADCIKAQELLNMC is encoded by the coding sequence ATGAAAATAATTAATATTACTCATCCACATTCTTATAAAATTGAAGATTTCCCTGAACTTGTGATGGCACTTGGTTATTTTGATGGTGTACATCTTGGGCATCAAAAGGTTATTAATGAAGCAGTTGCATATGCTCGTGAAAATCATTTGCAGAGTGCTGTTATGACGTTTGATCCCCATCCGTTAGTTGTTTTAAAAAAACAAATTGCTCCGCAAGCTCATATTACCCCATTAGAAGAGAAACTATCACTATTTAAAACTCTAGGGGTAGATATTGCTTTTGTTATTCACTTTACAGAACAATTTGCCGACCTAGAGCCACAGCAATTTGTAGACTTATATATAATTAATTTAAATGTTAAGCATGTTGTGGCTGGATTTGATTTTACATATGGACGCCTTGGTAAGGGAACGATGGAAACATTATATTTTCATGCTAGAAACTCTTTTTCTTACGCAGTTATTCCTAAATTGGCACTCGCGGATGACAAGATAAGCTCTACATATATACGCGCAGTAATTGCTCGTGGTGCTATGAATGAATTACCTCCATTGTTAGGTCGCCATTATACTATTAAAGGAAATGTTATTGATGGCGACAAGCGGGGACGTACCATAGGGTTTCCAACTGCTAATATTGCATATGGTGAATACTTACTACCTCCAAACGGAGTATATGCAGTTCGCTGCTATGTACTTGATTCATGGTATATTGGCGTTTGTAATGTTGGTGTGAAACCTACTTTTCAATCTGATACACCGGTACCATCAGTAGAGGTACATATATTTAATTTTGAAATGGATATTTATGGGGAAGAAGTTATTGTAGAGTGGCATGATCGAATTAGGGCAGAGCAAAAATTTTCTTCTATTGACGAGCTTAAGCAACAAATTAATGCGGATTGTATTAAAGCACAAGAGCTTTTAAACATGTGTTAA
- the rpsO gene encoding 30S ribosomal protein S15, whose amino-acid sequence MALSQARKNELIAEFRTHDTDTGSPEVQIAVLTEQINTLNEHLRFHKKDHHSRRGLLKMVGKRRNLLNYLRNKDVSRYRELINKLGLRR is encoded by the coding sequence ATGGCTTTAAGTCAAGCGCGCAAAAATGAACTAATTGCTGAGTTCCGTACACATGATACAGATACTGGATCTCCAGAGGTTCAAATTGCTGTCCTAACAGAGCAAATTAACACGCTTAACGAACATTTACGTTTCCACAAGAAAGATCATCACTCAAGAAGAGGTCTTCTTAAAATGGTAGGTAAGCGTCGTAACTTATTGAACTACTTGCGTAACAAGGATGTATCTCGTTACCGTGAGTTAATTAATAAGCTAGGCTTACGTCGATAA
- the pnp gene encoding polyribonucleotide nucleotidyltransferase — protein MDQDKHTYTMDWAGRKLTVEVGQLAKQANGAVLIRYGETVVLSTATASKEPKAVDFFPLTCNYEERLYAVGKIPGGFIKREGRPSEKAILASRLIDRPIRPLFADGFRNDVQVISIVMSVDQNCSSEMAAMFGSSLALSVSDIPFEGPIAGVIVGRINNEFVINPSVEQLEQSDIHLVVAGTKDAINMVEAGADEVPEDVMLQAIMFGHNEIKRLIEFQETIVREIGKEKMEVKLYELDATLEQEVRALAEEQIKAAIQVHEKHAREKAISTVKATVESQYIEKEADEQTLKQVKEILSKIVKEEVRRLITIEKIRPDGRKADEIRPLSSETAILPRTHGSGLFTRGQTQVLSSCTLGALGDVQILDGLGIEESKRFMHHYNFPSFSVGETGPLRGPGRREIGHGALGERALEPVIPSETDFPYTVRLVSEVLESNGSTSQASICASTLAMMDAGVPIKAPVAGIAMGLVKSGEHYTVLTDIQGMEDHLGDMDFKVAGTSKGVTALQMDIKIAGLSRDILEEALLQAQKGRIEILEHMMTTIDKPRASLSQYAPKILTMKINPDKIRDVIGPSGKQINKIIEETGVKIDIEQDGTVFIASINDEMNKKAKQIIEDIVREVEVGQMYMGKVKRIEKFGAFLEIFAGKDGLVHISELAEERVNKVEDVIKIGDELLVKVIKIDDQGRVNLSRKVVIKEQREAQERQEQS, from the coding sequence ATGGACCAAGATAAACATACATATACCATGGATTGGGCTGGTCGTAAGCTAACTGTTGAAGTTGGACAACTAGCAAAACAGGCAAACGGCGCAGTTCTCATTCGATATGGTGAAACAGTTGTATTAAGTACTGCTACGGCTTCAAAAGAACCGAAAGCAGTTGATTTCTTCCCGTTAACATGTAACTACGAAGAGCGATTGTATGCAGTAGGGAAAATTCCTGGTGGATTTATTAAGCGTGAAGGTCGACCTAGTGAAAAAGCAATTCTTGCAAGTCGATTAATTGACCGCCCAATTCGTCCGTTATTTGCAGATGGTTTCCGTAATGATGTTCAGGTTATAAGCATTGTTATGAGTGTAGACCAAAACTGCTCTTCAGAAATGGCAGCTATGTTTGGCTCGTCACTTGCATTATCTGTATCAGATATACCTTTTGAAGGACCAATAGCTGGAGTTATTGTCGGTCGCATTAATAATGAATTTGTCATAAATCCTTCTGTTGAGCAATTAGAACAAAGTGACATACACCTTGTTGTAGCAGGTACAAAGGATGCTATTAACATGGTTGAGGCCGGTGCTGATGAAGTGCCTGAAGATGTAATGCTTCAAGCCATCATGTTTGGCCACAACGAAATAAAGCGTTTAATTGAATTCCAAGAAACGATTGTCCGTGAAATTGGAAAAGAAAAAATGGAAGTTAAACTTTACGAGTTAGATGCAACTCTTGAACAAGAAGTTCGCGCCTTAGCTGAGGAACAAATTAAAGCAGCTATTCAAGTACATGAGAAACATGCTCGTGAAAAAGCAATCAGTACTGTTAAAGCTACCGTAGAAAGTCAATATATTGAAAAAGAAGCGGATGAGCAAACTTTAAAACAAGTTAAGGAAATTTTAAGCAAAATTGTTAAAGAAGAAGTTCGTCGTCTTATTACGATTGAAAAGATTCGTCCTGACGGAAGGAAAGCTGATGAAATTCGTCCTTTATCTTCAGAAACTGCCATTTTACCTCGTACACACGGTTCTGGCCTGTTTACACGTGGACAAACTCAAGTGTTAAGCTCGTGTACGCTGGGGGCTTTAGGTGATGTGCAAATTTTAGATGGTCTTGGTATTGAAGAATCTAAGCGATTCATGCACCATTATAATTTCCCTTCATTTAGTGTTGGTGAAACAGGACCATTACGTGGACCAGGTCGCCGTGAAATCGGTCATGGGGCATTAGGAGAAAGAGCACTTGAACCTGTTATTCCGTCTGAGACAGACTTCCCATATACTGTTCGTTTAGTATCAGAGGTCCTTGAATCTAATGGATCTACTTCACAAGCTAGTATTTGTGCTAGTACATTAGCAATGATGGACGCAGGGGTACCAATTAAAGCACCTGTTGCAGGAATAGCAATGGGACTTGTTAAATCTGGGGAGCACTACACAGTGTTAACAGATATTCAAGGTATGGAAGATCATTTAGGAGATATGGATTTCAAAGTTGCTGGGACCTCTAAGGGTGTTACGGCTCTTCAAATGGATATTAAGATTGCAGGTTTAAGTCGCGATATTCTTGAAGAAGCTTTACTACAAGCTCAAAAAGGCCGCATTGAAATTCTAGAGCATATGATGACTACAATTGATAAGCCTCGTGCTTCTCTATCACAATATGCGCCTAAGATTCTTACTATGAAAATTAACCCAGACAAGATCCGTGATGTTATTGGACCAAGCGGAAAACAGATAAATAAAATCATCGAAGAAACTGGTGTTAAGATTGATATCGAGCAAGATGGGACAGTCTTTATTGCAAGTATTAACGATGAAATGAATAAAAAGGCAAAGCAAATCATTGAAGATATTGTTCGAGAAGTTGAAGTTGGTCAAATGTATATGGGTAAAGTCAAGCGTATTGAAAAGTTTGGTGCTTTTCTAGAGATATTTGCTGGCAAAGATGGACTTGTTCATATTTCAGAGTTGGCTGAAGAACGTGTTAACAAAGTAGAAGATGTCATCAAGATTGGTGATGAATTACTTGTAAAAGTAATTAAAATTGATGATCAAGGTCGTGTGAACCTGTCTCGTAAAGTTGTGATTAAAGAGCAACGTGAGGCACAGGAGCGCCAAGAACAATCATAA
- a CDS encoding polysaccharide deacetylase family protein: MKRVWLQIIAFVSIVLVTFTIVENPYTTDYVYSLKQESIAVNKQKDSLFMEITANASKYEKKAEDAKIDSVWKAMPGINGLKVDIEQSYENMQKDGKFSPDKLVYEQVSPNIHLDDLEPAPIYRGHPEKLAVAFMINVAWGNEYIPSMVDTLKKNNVKATFFLEGQWVKNNPDLAKMIVDAGFEVGNHAYTHPDMKTLTNARIRDEIEKTNAVIEVTTGKVPSLFAPPSGSYRDDVVSIAHEQNLKTILWTVDTIDWQKPTPDVLINRVMSKLQPGALVLMHPTESTAKSLEPLIRLIQSKKLLITDVSTTLSEKRIIK; this comes from the coding sequence ATGAAAAGAGTATGGTTGCAAATCATAGCATTTGTCAGTATTGTACTAGTAACGTTTACAATAGTTGAAAATCCATATACAACAGACTACGTGTATTCTCTTAAGCAAGAGAGTATTGCTGTTAATAAGCAAAAAGATTCCCTATTTATGGAGATAACTGCGAATGCTAGTAAATATGAAAAAAAAGCAGAAGATGCCAAAATAGATTCAGTTTGGAAAGCCATGCCGGGAATTAATGGTCTAAAAGTCGACATTGAGCAATCTTATGAGAATATGCAAAAGGATGGTAAATTTAGTCCTGACAAACTTGTATATGAACAAGTGTCTCCTAATATTCATCTTGATGATTTAGAGCCTGCCCCAATATATCGTGGACATCCAGAGAAACTGGCAGTAGCTTTTATGATTAATGTAGCTTGGGGAAATGAATACATACCTTCTATGGTTGATACTTTAAAGAAAAACAATGTAAAAGCAACTTTCTTTTTAGAAGGACAATGGGTGAAGAATAATCCTGACCTTGCTAAAATGATTGTCGATGCAGGTTTTGAAGTAGGCAATCATGCATATACGCATCCGGATATGAAAACATTAACAAATGCTAGAATCCGTGATGAAATAGAAAAAACGAATGCTGTAATCGAGGTGACTACCGGAAAGGTGCCTTCTTTATTTGCTCCACCGAGTGGCAGCTATCGGGATGATGTTGTAAGTATTGCTCACGAACAAAACTTAAAAACGATATTATGGACTGTAGATACGATTGATTGGCAAAAACCCACACCTGATGTTTTAATCAATAGGGTCATGTCAAAGTTACAACCTGGTGCTTTAGTTCTTATGCATCCAACTGAATCCACGGCTAAGTCACTAGAACCGCTCATAAGGTTGATTCAGTCGAAAAAACTATTGATTACAGATGTATCTACCACTCTAAGTGAAAAACGAATTATTAAATAA
- a CDS encoding pitrilysin family protein, giving the protein MIEKYTCKNGVRIVLEKIPTVRSVAIGVWIGTGSRNETLENNGVSHFLEHMFFKGTKNRSAREIAESFDSIGGQVNAFTSKEYTCYYAKVLDEHAATALNILQDMFFNSLFDNEELNKEKNVVLEEIKMYEDTPDDIVHDLLSKATYKDHPLGYPILGTEETLKSFGPDSLRQYMNETYTPENVVVSIAGNVDSSFIKEVESYFGSYETTKEAKGYSVPVFYTDKLARKKETEQVHLCIGYKGLPVGHDDMYNLIVLNNILGGSMSSRLFQEVREQRGLAYSIFSYHSSYADNGMLTVYGGTANQQLDLLFDTIQNTLHTLIENGIDDKELYNSKEQMKGNLVLSLESTNSRMSRNGKNELLLKRHRSIDEIIESINAVNVNKVNKLAKDIFSSEYSVALISPTGELPKTLK; this is encoded by the coding sequence TTGATTGAAAAATATACATGTAAAAATGGTGTAAGAATAGTATTAGAAAAAATCCCAACAGTACGGTCTGTAGCTATAGGAGTTTGGATTGGGACGGGGTCAAGAAATGAAACTCTTGAAAATAACGGGGTATCTCATTTTTTAGAACATATGTTTTTCAAAGGTACGAAAAATCGATCCGCACGGGAAATAGCAGAGTCATTCGATAGCATTGGTGGGCAAGTAAATGCGTTTACGTCAAAAGAATATACGTGTTATTACGCTAAGGTATTGGATGAACATGCTGCAACAGCATTAAATATTCTTCAAGATATGTTTTTTAATTCTTTATTTGACAATGAGGAACTCAATAAAGAGAAAAATGTTGTTCTTGAAGAAATTAAAATGTACGAGGATACACCTGATGATATAGTTCACGATTTACTGAGTAAAGCTACATATAAAGACCATCCATTGGGGTATCCAATTTTAGGCACAGAAGAAACACTGAAAAGCTTCGGCCCAGATAGCTTACGCCAATATATGAATGAGACATACACACCTGAAAATGTTGTTGTTTCGATTGCGGGCAACGTTGATAGTTCATTTATTAAAGAGGTAGAGAGCTACTTCGGAAGTTATGAAACAACGAAAGAAGCTAAAGGCTATTCTGTACCTGTTTTTTATACTGACAAGCTAGCGCGTAAAAAGGAAACAGAACAAGTACATTTATGTATTGGATATAAGGGACTGCCTGTTGGGCATGATGATATGTATAACTTAATTGTTTTAAATAACATACTTGGCGGTAGTATGAGCAGTCGTTTGTTTCAAGAAGTTCGTGAACAACGCGGTCTTGCTTATTCCATTTTTTCATATCACTCTTCGTATGCTGATAATGGTATGCTTACAGTATATGGAGGAACAGCAAATCAACAGTTAGACTTATTGTTTGATACCATTCAAAATACATTACATACACTTATTGAAAATGGTATTGATGATAAAGAGTTATACAATAGTAAGGAACAAATGAAAGGTAATTTAGTATTAAGTCTAGAAAGCACAAATAGTAGAATGAGCCGAAATGGTAAAAATGAACTTTTATTAAAAAGACATCGTAGCATAGATGAAATTATAGAAAGCATCAATGCTGTAAATGTAAATAAGGTTAATAAGTTAGCAAAGGATATATTTTCGTCTGAGTATTCTGTAGCGTTAATAAGTCCTACTGGTGAATTACCTAAAACTTTAAAATAA
- a CDS encoding YlmC/YmxH family sporulation protein → MRLSELSGKEIVDVKRAERLGILGQTDLEINEQTGQINALIIPTQKWFGLRKQGSEVRVAWQHIKKIGADMVIIDIPGEEED, encoded by the coding sequence ATGAGGTTAAGTGAATTAAGTGGGAAAGAAATTGTTGATGTGAAAAGGGCTGAGCGTTTAGGTATATTAGGGCAAACGGATTTAGAGATTAATGAACAAACCGGTCAAATAAATGCACTTATTATTCCGACACAGAAATGGTTCGGATTGAGAAAGCAGGGAAGCGAAGTTCGCGTAGCTTGGCAACATATTAAGAAAATAGGTGCAGATATGGTTATTATAGATATACCTGGTGAAGAAGAAGACTGA
- the dpaA gene encoding dipicolinic acid synthetase subunit A encodes MLTDMHVAVIGGDARQLEVIRKLTELDAKLTLIGFDQLDHGFTGASKAQITEVDFSNIDAIILPVPGTSLEGKIETIFSNETVVLTEEILANTPEHCTIYSGISNAYLDKIINSTDRKLVKLFERDDVAIYNSIPTVEGTIMMVIQHTDITIHGSRVAVLGLGRVGMSVARSFHALGAKVKVGARKTEHVARISEMGLEPFYLSDLEKEVQDIDVCINTVPDLIVTARVISKMPAHTLIIDLASKPGGTDFRYAEKRGVKALLAPGLPGIVAPKTAGQIVANVLANLLSEDLIDRKEI; translated from the coding sequence ATGCTTACCGATATGCATGTTGCTGTCATAGGTGGGGATGCACGACAGCTAGAAGTGATAAGAAAGTTAACGGAACTCGATGCAAAGCTGACTTTGATTGGTTTTGATCAGTTAGACCACGGGTTCACAGGTGCTTCAAAAGCACAAATAACTGAGGTCGATTTTTCAAATATAGATGCGATTATCTTACCAGTACCCGGCACTTCTCTTGAAGGGAAGATTGAAACGATATTCTCAAATGAAACAGTTGTCTTAACCGAAGAAATACTTGCTAATACCCCTGAACATTGTACGATATATTCGGGCATAAGCAATGCGTATCTAGACAAAATTATCAATTCAACTGATAGAAAGCTAGTAAAGTTATTTGAACGTGATGATGTTGCTATTTATAACTCTATTCCAACAGTTGAAGGCACTATTATGATGGTGATTCAACACACAGATATAACAATCCACGGTTCGCGAGTTGCGGTCCTTGGTTTAGGACGTGTAGGAATGAGTGTTGCGAGAAGTTTTCATGCACTCGGTGCTAAAGTAAAAGTAGGTGCTCGAAAAACAGAGCATGTTGCTCGTATATCAGAAATGGGGCTTGAGCCTTTCTATTTATCTGATCTCGAAAAAGAAGTACAGGATATAGATGTTTGTATCAATACGGTGCCAGATTTAATTGTAACAGCAAGAGTTATCTCAAAAATGCCTGCCCACACGTTAATTATAGATCTGGCCTCCAAGCCAGGAGGAACAGATTTCCGCTATGCAGAAAAACGAGGTGTAAAAGCATTATTGGCACCAGGCTTACCTGGTATTGTAGCACCTAAAACAGCTGGTCAGATTGTCGCAAACGTATTGGCTAATTTACTTTCGGAAGATTTAATAGATCGAAAGGAGATATGA
- the dpaB gene encoding dipicolinate synthase subunit B, whose product MILKGKRIGFGLTGSHCTYDAVLPEIQKLVDAGADVWPVATFNVKSTTTRFAEGEELVKKIEDITGNSIIDSIVKAEPLGPKTPLDCMVVAPLTGNSMSKFANAMTDSPVLMAAKATLRNQNPVVLGISTNDALGLNGVNLMRLMATKNIYFIPFGQDDPIKKPNSMVAKMELLSDTVEAALEGKQFQPVVIEKFRD is encoded by the coding sequence ATGATTTTAAAGGGGAAACGTATTGGTTTTGGTTTGACGGGATCACATTGTACGTATGATGCGGTACTACCTGAAATTCAAAAGCTAGTAGATGCTGGTGCAGATGTCTGGCCAGTTGCGACTTTCAATGTAAAAAGTACAACAACACGCTTTGCGGAAGGTGAAGAGCTTGTAAAGAAAATTGAAGACATTACGGGTAATTCTATTATAGATTCTATTGTAAAAGCAGAACCCCTTGGGCCTAAGACACCGTTAGATTGTATGGTTGTGGCTCCTCTTACTGGAAACTCTATGAGTAAATTTGCAAATGCAATGACAGATTCTCCTGTTTTAATGGCTGCAAAGGCTACACTAAGAAATCAAAATCCTGTTGTTCTAGGTATCTCAACTAATGATGCCCTTGGATTAAATGGTGTGAACTTAATGAGATTAATGGCAACAAAAAATATATACTTTATTCCATTTGGTCAAGATGATCCTATTAAAAAACCGAACTCAATGGTAGCGAAAATGGAGCTATTATCTGATACGGTAGAAGCAGCTTTAGAAGGAAAACAATTTCAGCCTGTTGTTATCGAAAAGTTTCGTGATTAA
- the asd gene encoding aspartate-semialdehyde dehydrogenase — protein MSNKQYHVAVVGATGAVGTQMMQMLIDRDFPISKLTLLSSPRSAGKVVKFKDEEITIQVATPDSFEGVEIALFSAGGSVSKELAPEAAKRGAIVIDNTSAFRMDPNVPLVVPEVNENDLHRHNGIIANPNCSTIQMVVALEPIRKAYGLNKIIVSTYQAVSGAGASAVAELEEQSAAILRGDAVKAEILPVKSDEKHYQIAFNAIPQIDKFQDNGFTYEEMKMINETKKIMHLPDVQVAATCVRIPIMTGHSESVYIETDSTNVTAHDVKILLQDAPGVVLQDDPSKQLYPLPADCVGKPDVFVGRIRKDLDRDNGFHLWIVSDNLLKGAAWNSVQIAESLIKLGLV, from the coding sequence ATGAGCAATAAACAATATCACGTTGCTGTTGTAGGTGCAACAGGTGCAGTAGGTACACAAATGATGCAAATGTTAATTGATAGAGACTTTCCTATTTCTAAACTGACTCTTTTATCGAGTCCTCGTTCTGCTGGGAAAGTTGTAAAGTTTAAAGACGAAGAAATTACAATTCAAGTAGCAACTCCTGATAGCTTCGAAGGTGTCGAAATTGCACTATTTAGTGCAGGTGGAAGTGTCTCTAAAGAATTAGCACCAGAAGCAGCAAAGCGGGGTGCCATCGTTATCGATAATACGAGTGCATTTAGAATGGACCCTAATGTGCCACTAGTTGTTCCAGAAGTGAATGAGAATGATTTGCATCGACATAATGGTATCATCGCGAATCCTAACTGTTCAACAATTCAAATGGTTGTTGCCTTAGAACCCATTCGCAAAGCATATGGTCTAAATAAAATTATTGTATCAACATATCAAGCCGTATCAGGGGCGGGTGCTTCTGCTGTAGCAGAGTTGGAAGAACAATCTGCTGCTATACTACGTGGAGATGCAGTGAAAGCTGAAATATTACCAGTGAAAAGTGACGAAAAGCACTATCAAATTGCATTTAATGCTATTCCTCAAATAGATAAATTCCAAGACAATGGATTTACGTATGAGGAGATGAAGATGATTAATGAGACAAAGAAGATCATGCACCTTCCTGATGTTCAAGTAGCTGCAACTTGTGTACGTATACCGATTATGACAGGGCACTCTGAATCAGTATATATTGAAACAGATAGCACAAATGTAACAGCTCATGATGTAAAAATATTATTGCAAGATGCACCTGGAGTTGTCCTTCAGGATGATCCAAGCAAGCAATTGTACCCATTGCCTGCCGATTGTGTAGGTAAACCAGACGTATTTGTCGGTCGTATTCGAAAAGATTTAGACCGTGATAATGGCTTTCATTTATGGATTGTATCTGATAATCTTTTAAAAGGTGCTGCTTGGAACTCAGTGCAAATAGCAGAAAGTCTAATAAAATTAGGGCTAGTTTAA
- the dapG gene encoding aspartate kinase: protein MKIIVQKFGGTSVRDEKGRERARYHIENAIREGYKVVVVVSAMGRKGEPYATDTLLSLINYPNSYVSKREQDMLVSVGETISSVVFSNMLNSHSIKSVALSGALAGFLTNDDFSNAKIIDMNCERVVNELKSVDVVVVTGFQGATQSGEITTIGRGGSDTSAAALGVALNANWIDIFTDVDGVMTADPRLVDNARPLTTVTYNEISNMAYQGAKVIHPRAVEIAMHAKIPIRIRSTYTDQLGTLVTSYDKAKKEIDIHDRLVTGIAHVSGVTQIKVIAKKGDYDLQADVFKAMANEGISVDFINISPHDIIYTVSDDVADKAVSVLQRIGHEPMITKHCCKVSTVGAGIAGVPGVTAKIVTALSEEGIQILQSADSHTTIWVLVKETDLVKAVNALHNAFDLGMESKQVPSVNEE, encoded by the coding sequence ATGAAAATCATCGTGCAAAAGTTCGGTGGTACATCAGTTCGTGATGAAAAAGGTCGAGAACGAGCTCGTTATCATATCGAAAATGCTATAAGAGAAGGATATAAAGTAGTTGTAGTCGTGTCAGCAATGGGGAGAAAAGGCGAGCCATATGCAACTGATACGCTGTTAAGTTTAATTAACTATCCAAATTCTTATGTGTCAAAAAGAGAACAAGACATGCTCGTTTCTGTAGGTGAAACAATATCATCCGTTGTTTTCTCAAATATGCTTAATAGCCATTCTATAAAGAGTGTTGCACTATCTGGTGCTTTAGCAGGTTTTCTTACGAACGATGATTTTTCAAATGCTAAAATTATCGACATGAATTGTGAGAGAGTAGTAAACGAATTAAAATCAGTTGATGTAGTTGTAGTTACAGGCTTCCAAGGGGCTACACAATCAGGTGAGATTACGACAATAGGGCGTGGAGGCAGTGATACATCTGCTGCAGCACTAGGTGTAGCATTAAACGCTAATTGGATAGACATTTTTACTGACGTGGATGGTGTTATGACAGCTGATCCTCGTCTTGTTGATAATGCTCGTCCGTTAACAACTGTGACTTATAATGAGATTAGCAATATGGCATACCAAGGTGCTAAAGTCATTCATCCTAGAGCTGTAGAGATCGCTATGCATGCTAAAATTCCTATTAGAATTAGATCTACTTATACCGATCAATTAGGGACACTTGTAACTTCGTATGACAAGGCTAAAAAGGAAATAGATATCCACGACCGCTTAGTAACAGGGATTGCGCATGTATCAGGTGTCACACAAATAAAAGTAATTGCTAAAAAAGGTGATTATGACTTACAAGCTGATGTATTTAAAGCAATGGCTAATGAAGGAATTAGTGTTGATTTTATTAATATATCACCACATGATATTATATATACCGTCTCTGATGATGTGGCAGATAAAGCAGTATCTGTACTCCAAAGAATAGGTCACGAACCGATGATTACAAAGCACTGCTGCAAAGTATCCACAGTCGGAGCTGGAATAGCAGGTGTTCCTGGTGTAACCGCAAAAATTGTGACAGCATTATCAGAGGAAGGCATTCAAATTCTACAATCAGCTGATAGTCATACTACAATTTGGGTACTTGTTAAGGAAACAGATCTTGTTAAAGCTGTAAATGCTTTGCATAATGCCTTTGATTTAGGGATGGAATCCAAGCAAGTACCATCAGTAAATGAGGAGTGA
- the dapA gene encoding 4-hydroxy-tetrahydrodipicolinate synthase has translation MVNFGRIVTAMVTPLDIKGNVDFQKTTTLVNYLINNGTDSLVVAGTTGESPTLSTEEKVALFKHVVKVVDHRVPVIAGTGSNNTYASIELTNKAAEAGVDATMLVAPYYNKPSQEGMYQHFKAIANSTTLPVMLYNVPGRTASSLAPETIIRLAEIENVVCVKEASGNLNAMTEIIANTSDDFELYSGDDGLTLPVLSIGGKGIVSVASHIIGNDMQEMIASFTNGDILSAAKAHQRLLPVMEALFAAPSPAPVKTALQLKGFDVGSVRLPILPLTEKERITLQTVLNTL, from the coding sequence ATGGTTAACTTTGGACGCATAGTTACCGCAATGGTAACACCGCTAGATATTAAGGGGAATGTTGATTTTCAAAAGACAACAACATTGGTAAATTATTTAATCAACAATGGCACGGATTCACTTGTAGTGGCAGGAACTACTGGAGAGTCGCCTACCCTATCAACTGAAGAAAAAGTAGCATTATTTAAACATGTAGTAAAAGTGGTAGATCATCGTGTTCCCGTTATTGCTGGAACAGGGAGCAATAACACGTATGCCTCGATTGAATTAACAAACAAAGCAGCCGAAGCAGGTGTGGACGCAACAATGCTTGTCGCACCATATTACAACAAGCCAAGTCAAGAGGGTATGTATCAACATTTTAAAGCAATTGCGAATAGTACAACGTTACCTGTTATGCTATACAATGTTCCAGGTCGAACAGCCTCTTCACTTGCGCCTGAAACAATTATTCGTTTGGCAGAAATTGAAAATGTTGTATGTGTAAAAGAAGCAAGTGGTAATTTAAATGCTATGACAGAGATTATAGCTAACACAAGTGATGATTTTGAACTATACAGTGGTGATGATGGACTGACTTTGCCTGTTCTTTCTATTGGGGGAAAAGGGATTGTTTCAGTGGCATCACATATTATTGGAAACGATATGCAAGAAATGATTGCGTCTTTTACTAATGGTGATATTCTATCAGCGGCGAAGGCACATCAGCGTTTATTACCAGTAATGGAGGCATTATTTGCGGCCCCAAGCCCAGCTCCTGTTAAAACGGCATTACAATTAAAAGGATTCGATGTCGGTTCAGTACGTTTACCAATTTTACCATTAACAGAAAAAGAACGAATAACGTTACAAACTGTTTTGAATACGCTATAA